The window CTCAACTTTGGGCGCAGAGTTTTTGATGTGAAGCATATGATTAGGTTTTGTGATGGGCTTTATGGAGGTTTAGAGAGAGTGGCTAACACACTTGGGGTGCAACGTGTGGCTGGGAGGAGTCACCAAGCTGGGTCTGATACCTTGTTGACTCTGCAAACTTTCATGAAGTTCATGGAGGTGTATTTCAAAGAGAAGAAGGATAGTGCAATTAGACATAATGGGCATTTGTTGAGAAAGGTTTCGTTTGTTCTTCATGGCTTGGAGTTGATTGAGTTTGATCCATCCAATGAAGGATTGAAGCTAAATCCGCTTGGTGATGAGTAGCCAAGCAATCACATTGTATTTggattcccaaaaaaaaaaaaaatttatattgcaTTACATCTGATATTGACTCTTTTATTTGGATAATAAGGttagcatttatttattttttggcttatATCAATTGGCCTCTTATCCTTGAATAGGAAATCTGTGACTCGATTCTTGCttacataaaaaatcaattcattATAAATGGACattatagattgaaactctcttaaaaaaataaaaaataaaaattttatatcacAAATAACTAGTTAAAACATTGCATTAAGAAAACAAGACATGCACCAAGAACCCTCCTTACAATCTGTAACCAATGtaaattcctttattttttatttttttaagtttctctTTATATCGTAATTGATACATTGGAAAAGttttgcaaaaagaaagaaagaaataaaataaaccatgGGCTTCTCCTTCTTGTGGGTTAATGCACAACCCAAACTTTCAAATCTTGAGTAGCACGTTGATCTACAATGGGCCATTCAAGCCCACTtgaagaaaggggaaaaaattttgGGAGAGGGACAACCACCTTATAGATATTGCATGTTACACCTTATAGAAAGggaaagaagacaaaaaaaagtcACATTGGCTACAAGCCCACAACAATATAATGGCTTGGCCGATTCTCATTATTGGTGACCATAGGTACAAAGTACAACAAATGAAATTCAATATTTTCAGATCAAGAACGAACAAAAATGATACAAATGCATGTATAGGTATCATAGAGAAGTGCTTGGCAAGGAACCCATTAATATAACATTGTCCCCATCTTTCGGCTCTGTCTTTTCCGGCTTTGCCCTTGTAAACAGTCCAGAGAGCAGTCCTACAGACAGCCCAGAACCAGATCTCCTCCCCAAAGTTCTATTAACCTCACCACCAGCCCCATTATCTACCCTCTCTTCTGGCCTAAGCTGTGCCCCACAAGGGCAGTTTATGATCTTTCTGAAGCAAGCTTTATGGAATAAGGCTTCACAAGATCTACACTTTTCAACCTCACCTTCCTGTTAATTATTTTGCAGGTCAGGTTGACGTATGTTATTTAATATTCAACAAAATGACTCCCAAGTTTTATCATGCAATATAGAATTGGGAAAACTCATGCACACAAAcaaatacacacatacataaatacatGGAGACACCAATGGTGACCAGTGACCACTAACTATATTAACTGGTGCAACATAACCCAGAGCATGAGTTGGTATATAACAGAGTTACCTAGGattataagaaaaatgatataGTAAATATTTCCTTTCAGCACATAACTAATCAAACCATATGGAGAAAGCATAATTAATTTATGGCATGGAACCATGGCCATTGTACAGAACAGAAGCCCACCTGAAAAGGGAAAATGAGAGCAGAAGGGTCATTACAAGCTTGTCGAGCACTGCAGGGGACTCCCACATCACAGCATATGAGGCATTGCTCTGTAATATGCTCCAGTATTTTCCTAGATACGGTTTCCACCATCACAGGTAGTGCTGCCAAAGTGTTGATATACATTAGAAATGTACAGTgtatttagaaaagaaaaaatgctgGGTCAGACATTTGCAGGTAGATTATAAGATGCATGACATTTACTATAATAGCAGGAAGATGTAAACTCACATATTCACTCTGCGAACAACTATATATTCAAcataaatgcataaaactaaaataaggAGATGGAGTCTTGGCATAAAATCCTAAGAAGGCCTTTCCTTTCTATATTTTCCATGTACTAGGTTTGCGGCCCTTTAATGCCTTTTCTTTTAATGGAATTTATTACTAGTCAAAACAAAAGATTAAATCCTAAAATGGCAATGACCTCTGGGCCCAATGGCACCATCATCACCCATAAATATGGGGTGATGGGTGAGAACAAGAATTCTTATGCAGTTGGATGCATTTAATTACCAtggaaacaaaaagattgaatCCCAACTGCATATTCAAAACATACTAGCAGAGGCTTGAACGTAATATTAATATTGTCTGAAATGAGAAGATCGTCAGCATATAAAACATTTCAGACCTTGAATTCCAAAGATGTAGCAGCTTTGATCCACAGGAGAAGATTCAAATGAAAAGGCTCTGTGACAACAAGCAGTTATCATCTTCCAAAGATACGAATCATTCTGCTCTTACTAAAGGCAGATTGGTGCTGAGATGCTGACCTCTATGGTAAAAGGTAAACCAAATCACTAGAAAAGACAATTGATAACACCTCCAATGCTCCATGGGCAtggaattatttaattttgtatccATATCATTGAAAGGGGAAAAAGaacactttttttattaagttatGCAACCACCGAgtgggtttgaactttgaacccataagctcaccctccaccttgcaCTTGAAAGAGGAGGAAGTGGCATTTAAAGACaaaaactcttcttcttttttattagtaagttacacatgcacgcAGTTGGTTTTGAACCTACAACCTCACCCCCTGCCTATGGGAGAAGGAACTGCCATTTGCACTAGAGCACATTAGCTTAAAGACAACAACTAtatgatgataaaaaagaatcaaaactaatattaaataaataaataaaagataagaaGGTATCAAAACTGTTGCAAATCCTAAAATCAGTTTATATTAATATAATGTATGGAAAGATTGGAAATTCCATACACAAACATTTCATGGAGATGGAATTCTTCAGTTAACATTTCCATACCATTTATAGGCAAAAAGAATCTATAATAATGGGGCTCCTGAAGAAAAGGAACATCATCCTATGATGATGAACTGAATCAAAAACTGTGGCAGAACATCAAATCAATGAGTTTATATCAATATATCATATGGACATATTGcaaatatcataaaaaaaaatgcacttgTATATTTATATCATACAAAAATGCAATCAAAGTAGCAAATGTCAATATGATGTACAAGTGAATGCTAATCCTGTCTGCTGTTTGTATGCATATGAGTATCACTGTATGCGTGTGTGTCCTGTCTGCCGTTTGTATGCATATGAGTATCACTGTATGCGTGTGTGTCTCTGGATATATACAAGAATATCTCATATTAATACTACTTTATAGATTCACAATTTGGATCGTGTAGCAATACAAGTAATATGAATTAGCAATAATCTAGTTGTTTTTTCGAGTAATTAGCAATAATCTACTTATTTGAAGCTAACCTGCAAAAGGCCCTTTGGAAAGATCAATGAGGTCTCTAAGTGCAAAAAAATCATTGCTTTCAAGAAGATATCTTCGAGACCCAAGTCCTTTGTTGATGGTCCTACGAAATGGGCAGTGAACATATGGAAGCATGGTCCCTATTTTTTTCCTGATACCCATGACATGAAGCAGGGCTGGGACCTTTGAAAATAGGAAAGGATTAACTGCACTAACACAAAGCATGGGCTGCAAGACAATTCATTATAAACAACTATCAAGACCTCCGATAAAGTTAAGTTGAACCAAGTATTCTAgcttgaattttaaattttgtgcagtgaaaactaattaaaagaaaaaaaaaatgcaaatgctGTACACCTGTTTACTTTCCTGCTTTCttatttaaaatatcaaaacacacataaatttatatatatatatatatatatatataatccatgCGCCAgttcaaacaaacaataaaatgcataaCAAGTCCTAGTTGAGCAAAATTGGACCATGATGCAAAATTCAAGCCAAAGTCAAAAGCTGAAACGCTTTATTATGTATACTACTCAATAAATCTCAAATCATTTATTCCCATTAAGAAGCTATACTGCAATGCATAACAACACAGTGAACCATTAAAAGTGAGGGTGAGTATCCAAAGTACCTGGTCATGTATAGAATCCAGATATGATTTAGCCATCTGAGAAACTAAATATTGAGTAAAATCCCATTGATGCAAAACTCTTGCTGGCAAGACTGCAGTTTCATTTGTATGGCATGAAGAACAATATAATTGACCAGTGTATTCACAAAGTCGAGGCTTACCCCAACCAAATGTCTGTACAAAGTCTTGCATCATAGTCTTTCCATCATCAAAATGTTTGTGGCATCCAGCACAAGTATAATGCTGTGCTTCTAGCATCTGTTTCATAGATTTGTAAGGGTGAAGTTCAACAACAAGTGATATAGTCTTCCCTAAATTGGAAACATTTTCTGTATCTGCCACTCTAGCAAAAGAGGTTGGCTGAGACACCGGTGTCTTTGACATAGGAGAACTAGGAAATGAATCTTGAGGGGACAAAAACCAAATCAATGGAGTTGGGATACTGGAAAAGAATCTGGAATGGAGAATTGAACGTAAACACTCTTGAATCAAAACACTTCTCTCTGCAATAACATCAGGAGATACATTTCCAAATATCTTTCTGGATTCCTTTTCAACAGAGAACCAGGGGGTAGGTAGAATCCAGCCTTGGTCGGCAAATATAGTTTTCAACCGACGATATAGAGTGTAAAAATCACGATATCGTCGTTCAACCTCCCATTGATCCTTGCCGCCCCACACTCTCATTTTATACACAGTGTATTCCTTCACTCCAACCAGTCTTTCACTAAAGGAGACATTCCCCTTCTTCTGTCTCGCACCAACTACTTCAATCCCATCAATTCTAAGCGGGTGTTGAATGAGAGGAAAAGCGTCATCTGTACCAGAAGTAGAAGCAGTTGACCCACCATCTCTTACAGGTAGAGACAGCTGCGACTGAAACATTCTATTATCCTGAGAGAACCTAGTCCTGGGAGTCTCACAAGATTCAAGCAAAATTTCTTCCATGTCATGAACAACCTCATCGTAGAATTCATTTATATCAAGATTCTCCGTCTGCAAAATTGGAATGAAAAATAAGAATACAACCAACTTAACTTAACCTGTAACTTTGAAGAACCTACACAAATAATTCCTACTGGAAAAATTCAGACTGCCATAGCACAAAACCATGGAGGACAGGGGAGGGGAATGGTTACCCCTTCCCCTTCTttcgatttttaaaaaaattaaggggaAAGGTAATAAATATTCCTCCCTTTTGTTTGgatgttataaaaattaagtaTGGAGAGGAGAGGGAGGGAAGGGAGGGGAAGtcatataaattgacaattatgACCTTCTTTTGCTAATTTAaagaaatagatataaattgACATGATAAGGACAATattgacaattttattttattttaatataagccAAACCCCTCCCCCACCAGATCCCTCCAAATTCACCCTCCAATTTAAGTAAGATACCCCTCAAAAACCCTTCCCCCTCCccctttaaacaaaaattaaaaattaaaaattaaaaacaacaaaacaaaacatccAATCATGGTTCATTAAGATAGATATTAGCTACATTGTGTAGATAGGAGAATTGTGTTGTGGGTTCGTAAACCCTCCATCTCCTCATCTCTCTCCTCCCCCTCCATCATAACCCaaaatgattattttctaacacatgtagatattatttacaaattttcaGGCACACTATAAAGGATTTACAAATTTTCCATCATCACCCAAAGTGATTATCTTCTAACACATGTACATATTATTTTAAGATTTATATCATTGTATTTGTCAGAGTATGAAGAATAAAATGACATCCCAATGAGCTGTAGCTAAAATGGAATTTCCTCCCACAAGAATAAGCGGAATTTGGGGTTTTGGGTTCATATCTCATTGAAAGCATTTGTAAGCTACCAATCaaaaaatcaagaataaaaTGACATGAGAATCTAGAGAAATTTAACGTACAACATTACAGCCTAGCTATTCACTTGTGCTGAAAACTGCCAAAACAGATGAGTACTAagtaaaaattgaaactaaTAAAAACACACCTGAAGTGATACAGCGTCTTCAGAGAGAACTGCTGAAACAGAAGAATTGTTTGAAACTATCCTcatcttattttcaaaaacagatGGAGATGACATTGTTTCACGATCATCAAATAATTTGAGATTTGTGGTTTCTGGAGAAACAGTTGAAGGGGAGGAAGATTGATTAACTGTAACATCAAGGaggtcaaattttatttttgatttccCCACATCTTGATTTGATAAATCTCTACTTTTAGCAGTGCCAATAACTTCTTCAGTATTTACACGCTGATGCTCCCTTTCCATGCCACTATCCACAGTGTTCAAATCCATGTCCAGAGGTAGTCCTTCAGCAAGCTCTTCCAGCTCCATTTGAAAGAGATTGCTAACAGAACTTTCTGGTTTTTCAGAATCTCGAACTTGATTGTCGGTAACGGTAGTGTCTCTCACATGTTGCTGCCCTGATTCATTGACATTCAAAAACCCAATTGGAATTATGGAAGCACTTTCAGTATGTTCTGCCAATTCATCACCACCTAGAACTTGATAACTGGCTTCAGGAATGCTTCTCACAACTTCCATCCGCTTTGGTTCTGCCAAACTTGAAATACCAGTTGGGGTCACAGAACACCCATCAATATCATCACCCAATTCATAATCCCCTTCAATTAGTTTTCCCACCAAAGACATTTCTGTCACAACTTGTCCTTGGTCAATCTGACCAGCAGAAGGAATCCCATGTGTAATCTCAGAATTTGAATTCAGAAGGTTTCCCTCAGTTTCACTATCCTTTTCTTTCTGTTCCTGGAACGGATCCAATGTCAGAGAAGCCAGCATACCACTTCCCTCCGTTTCTTGCTCAAAATCATCCCAATCATCCGAACCAAACGCCACAGACGAGTTAATAAGCAACGGATTTTCGTTCTCCACTTTTTTTTCCCGGCCATAACTCACATTTCTCTGAACATGAAATTGATCCCTACACTCACCATCCGAACCATAATTATACATCGAATCTTCACCTTCTGAATGCTCATACCTCGACGAGTCCCCatcctcttctccttcccctctctccctctcctttcCACCACCCTCGAAACCAAATTCCACCTTCATCCCATCAAATAAACCACCACCCTCTTCGCCAACTACCCTATTCGAAGAACCTTCCCCAACTCCACTCTCTCCCACTTCCACATCCACATCCACATCCTGACCCCTCATTACTCCAAACTCCCCATCCTCTCTCGACCCCATAGACCCTTCTTCCTTACCCGAATCATCATCAAGTCCAAGTCCCTTATTATCATACAATTCCAACCTACTAACCCCATCATCCCCAATCATTTCTCGTCGAAAATCAACGTTTCTATTTTGATTCGAATCGAATTTCCCTCCCAAACTAAAACCCTccaatccaccaccaccaccatcatccCCGGAAAACCCTAAATTTCTCGTGAACAATTCAGAGTCtgtaaaatcataaaaattggTGATCGTGCTACTGGAAATACTAGGCGTGCCCATGGCCGAGTTCGCGCTGCAATAGCGGTCGAACTCGGACTCACCGCCGCACGACGAGTACTGCGACGACGGCGACGCCGATGCGGGCGAGATAGCAAGAGCTAACTCACCCGCATCGACGCCACCGTCgccaccaccgccaccgccgTCCGATTTGGGACGATCGGACGGCGGTTGCGGcggtggtggaggaggaggagagggGACTAGAGATTGGGTCCCCCGAGTTTCCTCCCCATTGATCATCGGGAAACACTCAGCGAATCATGAGAGAAAATCAGAAACCAAACCTGAGGATTTTCGATGGACGGCTGTGATTGAGGAATCCGATGGATCGCGCCGCAGTttatggttttgggtttttggtgaTTGGATTAAGGAAATGAAGTTATGGGATTGGAAATGGAAGCAGAAatgggtttgagagagagagagagagagagagtttggttTTCGGAGCTGACCAGATAGATAGAGACAATTTTGGATTTTCGGAGGTTGCGGTGCCAACTGATAATTTTCAGgcttcttttattttgagtattatatgatatttttggattttgatgtgCACTgtgtttgattattattatttgcatGGGATAAGTTTTCAAGTTATTGACTATttctattcaaaaaaaaaaaaaagttattgacTATTTAGTTGAGTTTTGAGTCCATGTTAAAGCTTCATTGACCGTTAGGTATATAGGATAATTATCAAGCATATGAAGTTTACTATGAttccaataaaaattatttaaaagagaaataatacgtctacaataaattataagtaaCCGATTACTACCAGGTTGATATTgatggacaaaaaaataattttagatatagattttttaattttgaaccaataacaataacttattatcatttataatttgttataaaagtattgtaaaaatgttgtggatgtatcTCTTCTCTTATTTAAATCATGTAACGTTAAACATTGTTAGGTTACACTTGGTGTAGTTTGGATAGAGTTATGTTTTCTCTTGCTAGATGCATGAATATATAAACTATGGGTCAACTTCAAGTTGCATCTATTATAACTTTATTAGTTTCAGTTTTTAAGATACaataaagttttaatttatggTGTCTACttcatgataattgttttttatcaattataactgttttttatcaattatcatTAGGCTAAGATACCAATTAGAATATTCCCTAAtctaacatgtttgtttgtttattttaaagtaCTTTATAGTAGATAGTTTGTGTCACATCCCAAACCCGATATCCAGATTTGTGACCATGACTGACATGCTAATATCGGGCTTAAATATGATATTAACAAGAACTAACTAAACTTTTTACAAAAGCTTCCctatttcttttcattcttgtttCTTTACCTCTTGATGTAACTTTCCACCTGATATTTAGAACATCTACATTCTACTTCAAGAGATAACACAATCCACCAGTTactcaaattctaaattttacataatacatctcttaatactttaaggcACACAATTTTCATTGgatcctaaaatacacaatactACAAAGCTAAATATCAAATTGCTAATTTAGGATCTATacatttaaaactaaaatcaactCCTTTCAAAACTCGACTAAGACTCCCTTTGCTCCAGAATAAAACTTGCTGACTGAAAGAGTGGAAGGAGTGAGTTATACAGCTTAGTAAGGGTAAGTTACACAAGTACTTAATaagaatgcatgtaaatcaaatcatttcattttataaatattcagataggagaacatcttttcatgcttagtattttatactattcataataataactgtaaggacacgattcgtaacgacccgtaacagtgttgggttcgcacgtaaaaaggcccaaacaatatcatttatagagcgtgggtttgaaaggctaagcCTTGGTTACAAGACAGTAGGTTTTTTGTGGCGAGCATACGTAATTAAAATCGtattcgccctaggagtctttctcctggaggcgggctgggaggctctggttttttgccatttttcccagcccctgctctggattgcttacttttccttttatactagtctgtATCCCTCATCcagcgtccacgtgtaggttcgactttccaggacagatatttgtcccatcagcccatacccagagtggttgggggtggttgtaaaagctgaggagtatggctctgtcaggtgcagagtattaaatggcagtaagggcagctttccctttgtccttggttgTTTAAACTATCCAGCGTATCCTTccctattgacatagatatttttagattttttccaaactgttcctatatcGTTTTTGTCCTTCCTTCCAGGGGGACCTCGGACATgtcgaggactgaatcgtcctcggctgtgtcccaaaactattttgtacttgtattaccgatcctgggctataaccttcctcggctcgggccttgggcaccaatgaataaatgggccagggccacaaattattgggccccacaataacttatatgttttt of the Quercus robur chromosome 10, dhQueRobu3.1, whole genome shotgun sequence genome contains:
- the LOC126703301 gene encoding uncharacterized protein LOC126703301, which produces MINGEETRGTQSLVPSPPPPPPPQPPSDRPKSDGGGGGGDGGVDAGELALAISPASASPSSQYSSCGGESEFDRYCSANSAMGTPSISSSTITNFYDFTDSELFTRNLGFSGDDGGGGGLEGFSLGGKFDSNQNRNVDFRREMIGDDGVSRLELYDNKGLGLDDDSGKEEGSMGSREDGEFGVMRGQDVDVDVEVGESGVGEGSSNRVVGEEGGGLFDGMKVEFGFEGGGKERERGEGEEDGDSSRYEHSEGEDSMYNYGSDGECRDQFHVQRNVSYGREKKVENENPLLINSSVAFGSDDWDDFEQETEGSGMLASLTLDPFQEQKEKDSETEGNLLNSNSEITHGIPSAGQIDQGQVVTEMSLVGKLIEGDYELGDDIDGCSVTPTGISSLAEPKRMEVVRSIPEASYQVLGGDELAEHTESASIIPIGFLNVNESGQQHVRDTTVTDNQVRDSEKPESSVSNLFQMELEELAEGLPLDMDLNTVDSGMEREHQRVNTEEVIGTAKSRDLSNQDVGKSKIKFDLLDVTVNQSSSPSTVSPETTNLKLFDDRETMSSPSVFENKMRIVSNNSSVSAVLSEDAVSLQTENLDINEFYDEVVHDMEEILLESCETPRTRFSQDNRMFQSQLSLPVRDGGSTASTSGTDDAFPLIQHPLRIDGIEVVGARQKKGNVSFSERLVGVKEYTVYKMRVWGGKDQWEVERRYRDFYTLYRRLKTIFADQGWILPTPWFSVEKESRKIFGNVSPDVIAERSVLIQECLRSILHSRFFSSIPTPLIWFLSPQDSFPSSPMSKTPVSQPTSFARVADTENVSNLGKTISLVVELHPYKSMKQMLEAQHYTCAGCHKHFDDGKTMMQDFVQTFGWGKPRLCEYTGQLYCSSCHTNETAVLPARVLHQWDFTQYLVSQMAKSYLDSIHDQPMLCVSAVNPFLFSKVPALLHVMGIRKKIGTMLPYVHCPFRRTINKGLGSRRYLLESNDFFALRDLIDLSKGPFAALPVMVETVSRKILEHITEQCLICCDVGVPCSARQACNDPSALIFPFQEGEVEKCRSCEALFHKACFRKIINCPCGAQLRPEERVDNGAGGEVNRTLGRRSGSGLSVGLLSGLFTRAKPEKTEPKDGDNVILMGSLPSTSL